The genomic interval GGTGGCCCATCGTCTTTTTTACATTTGTCAGCCATTTAAATCACCCTTCTTTTTCTGATTCATATTTTTGTTTTTCTCCCGGAGATAAAAATGCTTTTAACTTTTCTTCCATAAGTCTAGGATTTTCACCAGAAACAATTGACAATATTCCTTCAGTTATCATTCTCAAAAGGTTTACTTGTAAAGCAGTTCTTCTGTTTATTTTTTCAGCAATAGGAAGAGTAAGTATATTAGCAACCAAAGCACCATATAATGTTGTAATTAAAGCTATAGCCATTTTAGGACCAATAGTTGTAGGATCATTTAATGTACCTAACATTAAAACCAATCCAATCAAAGTACCTATCATTCCATATGCTGGAGCTAATGTTCCCCATGTATTTAAAACCCCTGCCCACTTTCCTTGTTCAGCTTCGAATAATTCCATTTTTATTTCTAATATTTTTCTAATCTCCTCAGGATCTGTACCGTCTACAGCAGCACGAAGACCATCTTTCATAAATTCATTATCCAGTCCTTCTAAATCAGCTTCTAATGAAATAAGCCCTTCTCTTCTCGCTTTTTCTGCAAAAGAATATAATGTTTTTAATATTTCTACAGAATCTATTGGAGGTTCTTTTATTCCCATCATTATAGCTTGAAAAAACTTAAAAGATATATCTTTTGGGGCTGCAATAAACATACCTCCAAGCGATCCAACAACAGTAATAAAAAATGAAGGTATATCAACTAATGATCCAATACTCGATCCAGCTCCTAATATAATAGCAGCTATAGCTAAACCTAATCCCGCTAAACTAGAAATATCCATCTAATCACCTCTTTTAAATCCAAGAGAAAATATTTTACTTCTAAATTCAATTATTTCATTTATGATCTCTTCGATAGATTCTTTTACAATATATATATGACCATTATTTAAAATAATTGTAGTATCAGGTCTTGCTTCTATTTTTTCGATCATATCGGGATTTATATAAAATTCTTTATTTCCCAAATTTGTTAACTTTATCATTTTTATACCTCCATTTGAGGAAACTAAGATAGGCTTGGGCCTATCTTAGTAATTATCTCTTAAGATTTACAAGTTCGGTTAGAATTTGATCTGAT from Marinitoga sp. 38H-ov carries:
- a CDS encoding motility protein A, with protein sequence MDISSLAGLGLAIAAIILGAGSSIGSLVDIPSFFITVVGSLGGMFIAAPKDISFKFFQAIMMGIKEPPIDSVEILKTLYSFAEKARREGLISLEADLEGLDNEFMKDGLRAAVDGTDPEEIRKILEIKMELFEAEQGKWAGVLNTWGTLAPAYGMIGTLIGLVLMLGTLNDPTTIGPKMAIALITTLYGALVANILTLPIAEKINRRTALQVNLLRMITEGILSIVSGENPRLMEEKLKAFLSPGEKQKYESEKEG
- a CDS encoding flagellar FlbD family protein, which gives rise to MIKLTNLGNKEFYINPDMIEKIEARPDTTIILNNGHIYIVKESIEEIINEIIEFRSKIFSLGFKRGD